The genome window TATGACTACATCGGGGACATATTTGAATGTATTCgacacttaaaaaattaataataatcaaagCCTAGACACACATGGAGGTATCCCGATTCGAATATGGGTACTTGAGTAAAAAGGGAATATACTTGCTACCTAGGAAAGACATTATTGGAGACCTGAGACGTGCCGACCAAACCAATGAGAACCAATGAGATATAGTGTTGCATATACTTTTACATAAAATACCATAGGCTTATATCATATCCAGTAATAAACACAAATATATTCTCATATCCACTCTCTTTGCATACATCATAACAATCTTAATTGCAAAATTGTAATGATAATTATAACAGTTTAGCAAGATATCTATACAATTTAATTGAAGGGGAACGAAGTTTGTACTTTGTAGAGACTCAAGATTAGGATAGCTCTTCCCTCTCTCTCCATcttctttaaagataaaatcatccaaatatatttttataccgGAGAAAATCTACTATGGTTTTTGGACGGTTGGCATCTAAATTCTAAACCTTAACGGCTTAACTAACAACTCTCGttgctgtttttgtttttcaagcTTGCTGAGGTATTCATTCTCGTTGTGTTTTCACCAAGCATATTCAGGATATGGTTTTCACTTTGTCTTGGTTGGTGGTTTAATAAAGCTTTGCATTATTGGAAGTGGTCAGGAATTTCCACGAAGTAACTTCATCATTAGCTCAGGATTCTTTTGAGATGATGAATAaattccttttctctctctatctctctctctctctcttttgggcTAGGTTGTTGaataaattctataaaaaaaaataatttaaaacaaattctaATGGTATATTTACAACCTGAAGAAAAATTTTACTAACATAACTAACACAATCATACATTagaattgaaaatctaaaaaaaaaaaaaaaaaaaaaaaaaaaaaaaccaaaaattatttcatGGCTACCTAGTATCATGTAAAGGTGAGGCTGAACCAGCTTCAATATCAGGATCCCTATCATCTCCAACAGAGGACCAGGTGGTCACCTTCTCATAATTCGATGATGTCATATAGGAATTTACATAATCCTCGAACTCACtaccaccaacaccaccaccctTTTTTCCATCATATGCATCTGGTGCTAACAGAGTCTCAGGCAGTGGTACCTCTCCATCTAAGTACCTCGCTACTTGCCTCATTGGTGGGCGTGCCTTGGGTGCATTGTTTGAACACATCAAGCCTAGTTTGAGCAACACAACAGCCTCAAGCTCATCAAACTCACCCCCTAACCTTGAATCCACAACTTCAAGAATTGCTCCAAGTATCCACTTCTCCCACACCCAGTCCACCAACATTAGCTCCTCGGGCAATGCTTTAGGCTCAATGGGTCTTCTACCACATACTGCTTCTAGGACCAAGGCACCAAATGCAAACACATCTGTGCTTTCTGTAGGCTTGCCTGTGCGTGTGAGCTCGGGGGCTAGATAACCCAACGTGCCCACAACTCTCGTAGTGCTTGGATTGGTGCCACGCTCGTATAGTTTAGCAAGACCAAAGTCACTAAGCCTTGCATTTAGATCAGAATCTAATAAAACATTCCCTGCCTTGATGTCCCTGTGAATCACAGTTTGTTCCCACTCTTCATGTAAATATAAAAGCCCTGCAGCCACACCCTTGACAATATTAAACCTCTGCTCCCAGCTCAGAATTGCTTTAGGCTCATCAAAGATGTACTTGTCCAAGCTTCCATTAGGCATGAAGTCATAAACAAGTAACAAATCCGCTCTTCGTCGACACCATCCTAATAATTGAACCAAATTTCTATGTCGAAGCCGACCAATAGTAGCAATCTCAGATATAAATTCTTGCAAACCCTGCTTTGATTCGTGCGAAATTCGCTTAACTGCAACTTGGGTGTTCGAATTTGGCAGTGTCCCTTTATAGACTCGaccaaacccaccaaacccaATTAGCTCCTTGTCTCTAAACCCCCTTGTTGCTTTCTTAAGCTCCTTGTAAGTAAATCTGTGTGGACCAATATCAAGCTCCCAGGCCTCAATCACATCAGCGTTCTTGATTTTCCTTATGAGGTAAAAAGCCGAACCAATCgccaaaattataaacaaagtAGCTGAAACAGAAACACCAACAATTAGGCCTGTGTGATTGTTCACGTTAGACCCTGATGGTAGTGAAGGGAGTTGATCCAAATACAAAGATTTGGCATCTCCATTCATCTTAAAGCTCCACCCCATGATATAGTGAGAGCTAGAGAGCAAACcagttgaagaagaaaaaccaaCATACATAGATTCTTGAAGAACTGGTGAAAGGTCCACTTGAACAGACAAAAGTGTAGACCTTGGTTTATTAGATGAAGGTGAAAGCCTCACATCCAATTGATTACGTTGTGAATCATATTCTATCCAAGCCTGAATTACCTGACCACTCTTCAAATCAAGAACTTGACCTGAACTATTAGTACCATCAAAATAAGCTGCAGCGGCTGATTTGTTTGATACTAAGCTATTGATATCGATGCCAACATGGTTGTCATTGATGTCCGCGAACTCGAAGTCTTGGACAGTATCAAACTCGACCGCAAATATGTGGTTGGTGATGTTGCCATTATCGGTGCTGTTGACAAGACCAAGATACTGACTTGGTAGAGCCCCGGGAATCTCTTTGGTGGGAGAGATTGTGAAAGCGAGGCCATGGCCACCAAGCTTAGCATACTCAGGGACCATAGCGAAAGCAAAGGCagttgaaaaggaaaaagctTTGCCATCCGTGGAGTTCTTGAATTGAATTGGATTTGAGTAAAAGGCATGGCCTAGTTGTCTCTGAGTTTCGTTTGTTAGCTGAAGTATACCATTGCCTTGAATCTGTGCAACACCATTTAAGCTCAAGTTGCTGGCTACACCTATACCTTTGAACCCATTGAAGAATAGCTCATCAAGCTGAGATTTTGCTGGGTTTGAGAGAAGAACAAGGAAAACCCAGAAGAAAAGATTGAATCTTCCTGCCATGGCTGTGAACAGAAGTGAGGCTGTGTGAACTAGAGGGCGTCCAGGTGTTAAGGAATGAGCAATGGGTGAGTTTTAAGATGTgaaaatgtttgaaattttttgcttggtcacattttgttctttctttggTTAGCTgaataaggaaagaaaaagagagatttttggtATGTTGGGTTGTGAAAAGGAGATCTGGTCATATATACGGTTTCACTTTCACATGGAATTTTCAGAATGTGGTTAAGCAGGCCATTTTAACTTTAAGCCGCACCCACCTAGTTTGAAACTGAGCCATGACAAACTTGTTTTATAAACACTTTCTGCTTTGTTTTGCTTTAGAGTTTAAAGTACTGGACCAAAGTTTAccattttgttatctttttctgTTGGCGATTTTTACCAAGCTCTGGTCTATTTACCCAGTTTTCTAATTATTGAGGTGCACCTAAAACTAAAGACCGGTAACATAAATTCAAGATTGATTTTTGAAATACCGTATAATCTGATAGAGATGGAAGGAAACCATGTTCTCCACTTAGGATTTCCGTTTCTCTGAACATGGTCAAGTATTCACGATTGTTGAGGTATTAATTAGTTGTTAGTAGATTAAAAAGTGATGTGTAGTAAGTTTAGATAAGAATTAATATAAACTCATTGTCTAAATATAAGACGTGACCATTTAACAACGCCACTAATGAGATTTCCATCCACATTAGTCATCACAGACCTTTaacttttgtttatttcatgcATTCATTGGGAGTGATGCTAggattacaatttattttttgtcacaacttacCATGTGATTAGTTATGAGTAGTAAAGAAAAGGTGATGAGCCCATATGGGTCCATCTCTTCACTACTTATAACTCACTACATgacaagttgtggcaaaaattatgcAATAATTTGTAGTCCCAATATTATTTGTTCATAGGTAGAGCAGTAAGTTGTACAATCATCTGAGTAATCATCATAAGCTTTgacatttttaaatgaaaatccattaatgaaacaactaaaattCAGGTAAGTAGGTGAAAgattataaaagtaaaaaaaaaatcaatgtgtATTATGATCTAACCATTTTCTAATGCTATTCGTGAGTCGCTGAGTTGAACTTTTTTCAACTCATTAGTACCAAAAAGTCAAGCACTATtgcataacaattttttttttttaaagcttcatatatctagaaaaattaaaataaaagatctgAACACAAAGAATGACTTCGTGgtggaaaattttcaaagaagTCAATTGACAATTTGACATCACATAAATCTATACAGCTActatttaaaaatgtataatagTAAATGAgtaatttattagaaaaatgtaatccaattcttggaaaaataaaattctaattaattatttcGAAATGGTTTAGTATTAATATACAACATAATAGGTCTCATGCTCAATATTATCATCCAGCCAAAAtcatcctaaaaaaaataaaaaaccaaccaaacaaatccagccaaagaaagaagcaacACGTTTTACTGAATTTTAATAAGTCCTGCACTCCTGCTTGCCCACATTTTTGTTGCCTTTATTCGTGGGGCGCAGCTGTACACGCTATGTGTCTGTCCTCTTGTCTGCAATGGCACCGGCattatgaactttttttttttttttttttttaaattttttttatggctaTGAAAGGCTGGTGTTTGTTTCACACGTTGTGTGCAAATATGTGCAGCCCAAACACGCTTAAAGCTTGactttaaataatgttttcaGTGTATTTTTGCAGTGTCTAAAACATGGCCAAAATGGCTAAATATTATCTTTGGTAGAAATATTTGGTGATCTACCACTGattacaaaataacaaaataattaaaggtGTACCACTTTTTTGAAATTCGAGTTTATGAAACTCAAGTTCTATAAAAAATAGCACGATAAATTTGGaagttattttttcaaaaaattcaaattacacAACAAACTCAAGTTCTATAAAAGTGGTACATccatatatatttccaaaacatTGGAAGATGATCGCCAAATATTTTGGCCAACTAATTGGCCATTTTAGCCTGTAaaacattgtaataatttttttgtccCCAATATGAAAAGAAAGGTTTCCATCCgaaggttttatttattattatttttcaagcTTCTATCCGAGGGTCTGAGAAGTATTCTCCAACTTTTGACAatgttacaacatttttcaaCGACTGAATTGTCAAAATAAGATATATTTACACTGCAAAATTTTTGGCCTTTCTGAAAATTTGATACAGTCAAGTACAGAAATAGATCATTCTTTCTAGATGATCCCAATTATGATAGTTCACCAAACCCCACCAATGCTAATGCTGCACTACAAGTCACGTACTGCCTATTGTCTAAAATACTAAATGCTGCACTACTACTTCTAGTACAAGAAAAATTTTACTCTTCAACCGTTGTAGTAGTTCACAAAGC of Quercus lobata isolate SW786 chromosome 8, ValleyOak3.0 Primary Assembly, whole genome shotgun sequence contains these proteins:
- the LOC115957809 gene encoding L-type lectin-domain containing receptor kinase S.4-like — protein: MAGRFNLFFWVFLVLLSNPAKSQLDELFFNGFKGIGVASNLSLNGVAQIQGNGILQLTNETQRQLGHAFYSNPIQFKNSTDGKAFSFSTAFAFAMVPEYAKLGGHGLAFTISPTKEIPGALPSQYLGLVNSTDNGNITNHIFAVEFDTVQDFEFADINDNHVGIDINSLVSNKSAAAAYFDGTNSSGQVLDLKSGQVIQAWIEYDSQRNQLDVRLSPSSNKPRSTLLSVQVDLSPVLQESMYVGFSSSTGLLSSSHYIMGWSFKMNGDAKSLYLDQLPSLPSGSNVNNHTGLIVGVSVSATLFIILAIGSAFYLIRKIKNADVIEAWELDIGPHRFTYKELKKATRGFRDKELIGFGGFGRVYKGTLPNSNTQVAVKRISHESKQGLQEFISEIATIGRLRHRNLVQLLGWCRRRADLLLVYDFMPNGSLDKYIFDEPKAILSWEQRFNIVKGVAAGLLYLHEEWEQTVIHRDIKAGNVLLDSDLNARLSDFGLAKLYERGTNPSTTRVVGTLGYLAPELTRTGKPTESTDVFAFGALVLEAVCGRRPIEPKALPEELMLVDWVWEKWILGAILEVVDSRLGGEFDELEAVVLLKLGLMCSNNAPKARPPMRQVARYLDGEVPLPETLLAPDAYDGKKGGGVGGSEFEDYVNSYMTSSNYEKVTTWSSVGDDRDPDIEAGSASPLHDTR